The following proteins are encoded in a genomic region of Actinomadura sp. NAK00032:
- a CDS encoding TIGR03936 family radical SAM-associated protein, translating to MPEGPAPAPVTQRLRVRYAKRGRLRFTSHRDISRAVERAVRRAGIPVAYSGGFTPHPKISYAGAAATGVASEAEYLEIGLTETRDPARVRADLDAALPPGLDIVDVVPVRAGRGDAPVKPGAFADRLQASEWRIRLDGVPAGDAAAAVAAFMAAPVIEVERLTKKGRRRFDVRAAVSACELDRRAAEAADAPCAILRMVVRHSTPAVRPDDILTGLRQVADLAPPSPPLVTRLAQGPLDADTGGLADPLDPDRETGLPSGDDAETARGHARPQPGDTASADAVSA from the coding sequence ATGCCGGAGGGTCCGGCGCCGGCCCCCGTGACCCAGCGACTGCGCGTCCGCTACGCCAAGCGGGGCAGGCTGCGGTTCACGAGCCACCGCGACATTTCCCGGGCCGTGGAACGCGCCGTCAGGCGCGCCGGGATCCCTGTCGCGTACAGCGGCGGATTCACCCCCCACCCGAAGATCTCGTACGCGGGTGCGGCGGCGACAGGGGTGGCCAGTGAGGCCGAATACCTCGAAATCGGGCTCACCGAGACCCGCGACCCTGCGCGGGTCCGGGCCGATCTCGACGCGGCCCTGCCCCCCGGGCTCGACATCGTCGATGTCGTGCCGGTCCGGGCGGGCCGCGGCGACGCACCCGTCAAGCCGGGCGCGTTCGCCGATCGGCTCCAGGCGTCCGAATGGCGGATCAGGCTGGACGGCGTGCCCGCGGGCGACGCCGCGGCCGCCGTGGCCGCCTTCATGGCCGCCCCGGTCATCGAGGTGGAACGCCTCACGAAGAAGGGACGGCGCCGTTTCGACGTGCGCGCCGCCGTGTCCGCCTGCGAGCTGGACCGGCGCGCCGCGGAGGCGGCGGATGCCCCTTGTGCCATACTTCGAATGGTTGTTCGGCATTCCACACCGGCCGTACGACCCGACGACATCCTCACCGGACTGCGCCAGGTCGCCGACCTCGCGCCGCCGTCACCACCGCTGGTGACCAGGCTGGCGCAGGGGCCCCTCGACGCGGACACCGGTGGCCTCGCGGATCCCCTGGATCCCGACCGGGAGACCGGCCTGCCGTCCGGCGACGACGCCGAGACGGCCCGCGGCCACGCGCGGCCGCAGCCCGGGGACACCGCGAGCGCGGATGCCGTCAGCGCCTGA
- a CDS encoding TIGR03960 family B12-binding radical SAM protein, with amino-acid sequence MPVESLFPRLEPLLPSVQKPIQYVGGELNSQLKDWDEADVRWALMYPDAYEVGQPNQGVQILYEILNERDGVLAERTYSVWPDMEAVMREHGIPQFTVDAHRPVAAFDVLGVSFSTELGYTNLLTALDLAGVPLEAADRADGHPIVIAGGHAAFNPEPIADFVDAAVLGDGEEIALGITEIIREWKTEGAPGGRDELLMRLAATGGVYVPRFYDVTYLPDGRIQRVAPNRPGVPWRIEKHTVMDLDQWPYPKKPLVPLAETVHERFSVEIFRGCTRGCRFCQAGMITRPVRERSITTIGNMVEQGLRESGFQEVGLLSLSSADHSEIGDVAKGLADRYQGTNTSLSLPSTRVDAFNITLANEFSRGGRRSGLTFAPEGGSERMRKVINKMVTEDDLIRTVSTAYENGWRQVKLYFMCGLPTEEDEDVLAIAGMAKRVIQAGREATGRKDIRCTVSIGGFVPKPHTPFQWAAQCDHETVDRRLHALKDALRGDKEYGRAIGLRYHDGQPSIVEGLLSRGDRRVGKVIRAVWEDGGRFDGWSEHFSYERWTSCAERVLAGEPVDLAWYTVRERDEVEVLPWDHLDAGLDREWLWQDWQDAVDETEVEDCRWTPCYDCGVCPTMGTEIQIGPTGKKLLPLSVV; translated from the coding sequence ATGCCGGTCGAGTCGCTCTTCCCGCGCCTGGAGCCGCTGCTCCCGAGCGTGCAGAAGCCGATTCAGTACGTTGGCGGCGAGCTGAACTCCCAGCTCAAGGACTGGGACGAGGCGGACGTCCGCTGGGCGCTGATGTACCCCGACGCCTACGAGGTCGGGCAGCCGAACCAGGGCGTCCAGATCCTCTACGAGATCCTGAACGAGCGCGACGGCGTGCTCGCGGAGCGGACCTACTCGGTCTGGCCCGACATGGAGGCCGTCATGCGCGAGCACGGCATCCCGCAGTTCACGGTGGACGCGCACCGCCCGGTCGCCGCGTTCGACGTGCTCGGCGTGTCGTTCTCCACCGAGCTCGGCTACACCAACCTGCTCACGGCGCTCGACCTCGCCGGCGTCCCGCTGGAGGCCGCCGACCGCGCCGACGGCCACCCGATCGTGATCGCGGGCGGGCACGCGGCGTTCAACCCCGAGCCGATCGCCGACTTCGTCGACGCCGCCGTGCTCGGCGACGGCGAGGAGATCGCGCTCGGCATCACCGAGATCATCCGCGAGTGGAAGACCGAGGGCGCGCCCGGCGGGCGGGACGAGCTGCTCATGCGGCTCGCCGCGACCGGCGGCGTGTACGTGCCCCGCTTCTACGACGTGACCTACCTGCCCGACGGCCGCATCCAGCGGGTCGCGCCGAACCGGCCGGGCGTCCCGTGGCGGATCGAGAAGCACACCGTCATGGACCTCGACCAGTGGCCCTACCCGAAGAAGCCGCTCGTCCCGCTCGCCGAGACCGTGCACGAGCGGTTCAGCGTGGAGATCTTCCGCGGCTGCACCCGCGGCTGCCGGTTCTGCCAGGCCGGGATGATCACCCGCCCGGTGCGGGAGCGGTCGATCACCACGATCGGCAACATGGTGGAGCAGGGCCTGCGGGAGTCCGGCTTCCAGGAGGTCGGGCTGCTCAGCCTGTCCAGCGCCGACCACAGCGAGATCGGCGACGTCGCCAAGGGCCTCGCCGACCGCTACCAGGGCACCAACACCTCGCTGTCGCTGCCGTCCACCCGGGTGGACGCCTTCAACATCACGCTCGCCAACGAGTTCTCCCGCGGCGGCCGGCGCTCCGGCCTGACGTTCGCGCCGGAGGGCGGCTCCGAGCGGATGCGCAAGGTGATCAACAAGATGGTCACCGAGGACGACCTGATCCGCACCGTCAGCACCGCCTACGAGAACGGCTGGCGGCAGGTGAAGCTGTACTTCATGTGCGGTCTCCCCACCGAGGAGGACGAGGACGTCCTCGCGATCGCCGGCATGGCCAAGCGCGTCATCCAGGCCGGGCGGGAGGCCACCGGCCGCAAGGACATCCGCTGCACCGTGTCCATCGGCGGTTTCGTGCCCAAGCCGCACACGCCGTTCCAGTGGGCCGCGCAGTGCGACCACGAGACCGTCGACCGGCGCCTGCACGCCCTCAAGGACGCCCTGCGCGGCGACAAGGAGTACGGCCGCGCCATCGGCCTGCGCTACCACGACGGGCAGCCGTCCATCGTCGAGGGCCTGCTGTCGCGCGGCGACCGGCGGGTCGGCAAGGTCATCCGCGCCGTCTGGGAGGACGGCGGCCGCTTCGACGGCTGGAGCGAGCACTTCTCCTACGAGCGCTGGACGTCCTGCGCCGAGCGGGTCCTCGCCGGCGAGCCCGTCGACCTGGCCTGGTACACCGTCCGCGAGCGCGACGAGGTCGAGGTCCTGCCCTGGGACCACCTCGACGCCGGGCTCGACCGCGAGTGGCTCTGGCAGGACTGGCAGGACGCCGTCGACGAGACCGAGGTCGAGGACTGCCGCTGGACGCCCTGCTACGACTGCGGCGTGTGCCCCACGATGGGCACCGAGATCCAGATCGGCCCCACCGGCAAGAAGCTGCTGCCGCTCTCCGTGGTCTGA
- the rodA gene encoding rod shape-determining protein RodA, with amino-acid sequence MITGSGVGSVEAYAARRTWQARVAGLRRLDWPLFVAVLALSLVGALLVRSATFHLLTEQGKDPESFLKRHVLNLLIGFVLGGVVTVLDYRLLRAYVPILYGVACVGLLVVLTPLGSTINGSHSWIVLGGGFQVQPSEFAKVGLVVLLAMILGEPRDGEIGPGRRDVLLALVLAGVPGVLIMLQPDLGTTLVFIAVVLGMLAISGAQKRWLFGLVGGGLAAAVAVFFFGLLEDYQIDRFTAFLNPEADPRGAGYNAQQARIAIGSGGVFGKGLFHGEQTGGHFVPEQQTDFIFTVAGEELGFVGAAIIVALLGVVLWRGLRIATQAADLFGTLVATGVVCWLGFQAFENIGMTIGIMPITGLPLPFVSYGGSATFANMIAFGLLQAVHVRRRAFD; translated from the coding sequence GTGATCACCGGTTCCGGCGTCGGGAGCGTCGAGGCGTACGCGGCGCGGCGGACGTGGCAGGCCCGCGTGGCCGGGCTGCGCCGGCTCGACTGGCCGCTGTTCGTCGCCGTGCTCGCGCTGTCGCTGGTGGGCGCGCTGCTGGTGCGCTCGGCGACGTTCCACCTGCTCACCGAGCAGGGCAAGGACCCCGAGAGCTTCCTCAAGCGGCACGTGCTGAACCTGCTCATCGGGTTCGTGCTCGGCGGCGTCGTCACCGTCCTGGACTACCGGCTCCTGCGCGCCTACGTCCCCATCCTGTACGGGGTGGCGTGCGTCGGGCTGCTCGTCGTGCTGACCCCGCTCGGCTCGACGATCAACGGGTCGCACTCGTGGATCGTGCTCGGCGGCGGGTTCCAGGTGCAGCCGTCGGAGTTCGCGAAGGTCGGGCTCGTGGTGCTGCTCGCGATGATCCTCGGCGAGCCGCGGGACGGCGAGATCGGCCCGGGCCGCCGGGACGTGCTGCTCGCGCTCGTCCTCGCCGGGGTGCCCGGGGTGCTGATCATGCTCCAGCCGGACCTCGGCACCACGCTGGTGTTCATCGCGGTCGTGCTCGGCATGCTGGCGATCTCCGGGGCGCAGAAGCGCTGGCTGTTCGGGCTCGTCGGCGGCGGGCTCGCCGCGGCCGTCGCCGTGTTCTTCTTCGGGCTGCTGGAGGACTACCAGATCGACCGGTTCACCGCCTTCCTGAACCCCGAGGCCGACCCGCGCGGCGCCGGCTACAACGCCCAGCAGGCCCGGATCGCGATCGGGTCGGGCGGCGTGTTCGGCAAGGGCCTGTTCCACGGCGAGCAGACCGGCGGCCACTTCGTCCCCGAGCAGCAGACCGACTTCATCTTCACGGTCGCGGGGGAGGAGCTCGGCTTCGTCGGCGCCGCGATCATCGTCGCGCTGCTCGGCGTGGTGCTGTGGCGCGGGCTGCGCATCGCCACCCAGGCCGCCGACCTGTTCGGCACGCTCGTGGCGACCGGCGTCGTGTGCTGGCTCGGGTTCCAGGCGTTCGAGAACATCGGGATGACGATCGGGATCATGCCGATCACCGGGCTGCCGCTGCCGTTCGTGTCCTACGGCGGCTCCGCCACCTTCGCCAACATGATCGCCTTCGGGCTGCTGCAGGCGGTCCACGTGCGCCGCCGCGCGTTCGATTAG
- the mrdA gene encoding penicillin-binding protein 2, producing the protein MNPRTHFRLVVLYVLVGALLLVLVGRMWTLQVLEGEHYQGIAAQNRTRDIVVPAVRGVIMDDRGKPLVRNRSALVVSVNRTTLSRQEDGGEAVLKRLAAVLGTSYDEMSKRIRLCAPNVKRPCWPGSPYQPIPVEDHVDPKRALQIMERQEDFPGVTAQIQAVREYPEPDGASAAQVLGYLQPVTQEELDKRKGLKVTGYSGVDLVGRAGLEAQYDAVLRGEPGYRRVLVDSQGRVTGLAEEQPAVAGNNLVTSIDAGVQGAAEKALKHAIDNARKGGHPADAGAAVVMDVRTGRMVAMASYPTYDPSIWTGGISQEKYDALLGKKNGEPLISRVTQGQFAPGSTFKISSVAAAVKEGASLKGIYPCPGSYNVGNRPFTNAGGTGYGPMTLHTALVKSCDTIFYRFAYLEWQRDGGMHPKKNVTDSMVDMAREYGFGTRTGIDLPSESSGRIPDRKWKKDYWEATKAANCKGAKEGYPQVAKTDPARAAYLKAVATENCTEGYVWRPGDAANFSVGQGNVLVTPLQLVRAYAAVANGGKLVVPRLGVAVVRPDGTVVRRIEAPEPERLPVDTKVLKYIRAALGDVTKEGTAAGAFNGFDFKRVDVGGKTGTAEVYGKQDSSWFASFGPVKDPRFAVVAMVSQGGFGASTSAPAVREIWEAMYGTKDRKPLLKDGKLPSELPKTPGSGAAP; encoded by the coding sequence GTGAACCCCAGGACCCACTTCCGCCTCGTCGTCCTGTACGTGCTCGTCGGCGCGCTGCTGCTCGTCCTGGTCGGACGCATGTGGACGCTCCAGGTGCTGGAAGGCGAGCACTACCAGGGCATCGCCGCCCAGAACCGCACCCGCGACATCGTCGTCCCCGCCGTCCGCGGCGTGATCATGGACGACCGGGGCAAGCCGCTCGTCCGCAACCGCAGCGCGCTCGTCGTGTCGGTCAACCGCACCACGCTGTCGCGGCAGGAGGACGGCGGCGAGGCCGTCCTGAAGCGGCTCGCCGCCGTCCTCGGCACCAGCTACGACGAGATGTCCAAGCGGATCCGGCTGTGCGCGCCGAACGTCAAGCGGCCGTGCTGGCCCGGCTCCCCGTACCAGCCGATCCCCGTCGAGGACCACGTCGACCCCAAGCGCGCCCTCCAGATCATGGAGCGGCAGGAGGACTTCCCCGGCGTCACCGCGCAGATCCAGGCCGTCCGCGAGTACCCGGAGCCGGACGGGGCGAGCGCCGCGCAGGTCCTCGGCTACCTCCAGCCCGTCACGCAGGAGGAGCTGGACAAGCGCAAGGGCCTGAAGGTCACCGGGTACAGCGGCGTCGACCTCGTCGGGCGCGCCGGGCTGGAGGCGCAGTACGACGCGGTGCTGCGCGGCGAGCCCGGGTACCGCCGGGTCCTCGTCGACAGCCAGGGGCGCGTCACCGGCCTCGCCGAGGAGCAGCCGGCGGTGGCCGGCAACAACCTCGTCACCAGCATCGACGCCGGGGTGCAGGGCGCGGCCGAGAAGGCGCTCAAGCACGCGATCGACAACGCGCGCAAGGGCGGCCACCCGGCCGACGCCGGCGCCGCGGTCGTGATGGACGTCCGCACCGGCCGGATGGTCGCGATGGCCAGCTACCCGACCTACGACCCGTCGATCTGGACCGGCGGCATCTCGCAGGAGAAGTACGACGCGCTGCTCGGCAAGAAGAACGGCGAGCCGCTGATCTCCCGGGTCACCCAGGGGCAGTTCGCGCCCGGCTCCACGTTCAAGATCTCCTCGGTGGCCGCCGCCGTGAAGGAGGGGGCCAGCCTGAAGGGCATCTACCCGTGCCCCGGCTCCTACAACGTCGGCAACCGCCCGTTCACCAACGCCGGAGGCACCGGGTACGGCCCGATGACGCTGCACACCGCGCTGGTGAAGTCGTGCGACACGATCTTCTACCGGTTCGCCTACCTGGAGTGGCAGCGCGACGGCGGCATGCACCCGAAGAAGAACGTCACCGACTCGATGGTGGACATGGCCCGCGAGTACGGCTTCGGGACCAGGACCGGCATCGACCTGCCCAGCGAGAGCAGCGGCCGCATCCCGGACCGCAAGTGGAAGAAGGACTACTGGGAGGCCACCAAGGCCGCCAACTGCAAGGGCGCCAAGGAGGGCTACCCCCAGGTCGCGAAGACCGACCCGGCGCGCGCCGCCTACCTCAAGGCGGTCGCGACGGAGAACTGCACCGAGGGATACGTGTGGCGCCCCGGTGACGCGGCGAACTTCTCGGTCGGCCAGGGCAACGTCCTGGTGACGCCGCTGCAACTGGTCCGCGCGTACGCGGCGGTCGCCAACGGCGGCAAGCTGGTGGTGCCGCGGCTCGGGGTCGCGGTCGTGCGGCCGGACGGCACGGTCGTCCGCCGGATCGAGGCCCCGGAGCCGGAGAGGCTGCCGGTCGACACCAAGGTGCTGAAGTACATCCGCGCGGCGCTCGGCGACGTGACCAAGGAGGGCACCGCGGCGGGCGCGTTCAACGGGTTCGACTTCAAGCGCGTCGACGTGGGCGGCAAGACCGGTACCGCGGAGGTCTACGGCAAGCAGGACTCCTCCTGGTTCGCCTCGTTCGGCCCGGTGAAGGACCCGCGCTTCGCGGTCGTCGCGATGGTCTCGCAGGGTGGCTTCGGCGCCTCGACGTCCGCCCCGGCCGTCCGGGAGATCTGGGAGGCCATGTACGGGACGAAGGACAGGAAGCCGCTGCTCAAGGACGGCAAGCTCCCGTCCGAGCTGCCGAAGACGCCGGGCTCGGGAGCCGCCCCGTGA
- the mreD gene encoding rod shape-determining protein MreD, which yields MLNPPEASPAGRSAVAAVVIAVTLILQVSVANRLPLPGGVQPDLVLLAVVALALVAGSMTGMVTGFLAGLAADIIPPADHTIGRYALVYCLIGYLCGVASAEMDRQSVVPFFAVAAGALAGTVLYAATGMILGDPRAEWGTVSRMVPLQVLYDIIASPFVVWAVLRATRRYESGERSRGDGLAVPAARYRAMSGRGGAL from the coding sequence TTGCTGAACCCACCCGAGGCGTCGCCGGCCGGCCGCAGCGCGGTGGCCGCGGTGGTGATCGCCGTGACGCTGATCCTGCAGGTGTCGGTGGCGAACCGGCTGCCGCTGCCCGGCGGCGTGCAGCCCGACCTGGTGCTGCTGGCCGTCGTGGCGCTGGCGCTCGTCGCCGGGTCGATGACCGGCATGGTCACCGGGTTCCTGGCCGGCCTCGCCGCCGACATCATCCCGCCCGCCGACCACACCATCGGCCGCTACGCGCTCGTCTACTGCCTCATCGGCTACCTGTGCGGCGTCGCGTCCGCCGAGATGGACCGCCAGTCCGTCGTCCCGTTCTTCGCCGTCGCCGCGGGCGCCCTCGCCGGGACCGTGCTGTACGCGGCCACCGGGATGATCCTCGGCGACCCGCGCGCCGAGTGGGGGACCGTGTCGCGGATGGTGCCGCTGCAGGTCCTGTACGACATCATCGCCAGTCCGTTCGTCGTCTGGGCGGTGCTGCGCGCCACCCGGCGCTACGAGAGCGGCGAGCGGTCGCGCGGCGACGGCCTCGCCGTGCCCGCCGCCCGGTACCGCGCGATGTCCGGGCGGGGCGGGGCCCTGTGA
- the mreC gene encoding rod shape-determining protein MreC: MKDTRRTRMVLGGLLVVALTMITVDYRGGAHSPLRGLRDLGASVFGPVERASAAVVRPVGDTFDTITDAPGERHRADELARQNQRLREQLRSAKLDKERSAQLQKLLGTAGMGGYTIHAAQVISAGQGFEDTVTIDVGGRSGIKPDMTVISAAGLVGRVTRVGPATSTVLLATDQTSSIGSRLEASKEIGITQGRGRRGLGGGGATPLRFQLLDAAAPIHVGQRIVTLGSQGQRPYVPGVPIGEVARIEKSTSGLTRTAYVRPFVKFTSLDVVAVVVAPPKTDPRDAVLPPKPKPPATPAPSKSPKATKSPKARESGDARPSGSASPSTEPSAGD, encoded by the coding sequence GTGAAGGACACCCGGCGCACCCGCATGGTGCTCGGCGGGCTGCTCGTCGTGGCGCTCACGATGATCACCGTGGACTACCGCGGCGGCGCGCATTCGCCGCTGCGCGGGCTGCGCGACCTGGGCGCGAGCGTGTTCGGCCCGGTCGAGCGCGCGTCCGCGGCCGTCGTCCGCCCGGTGGGCGACACCTTCGACACGATCACCGACGCGCCCGGCGAGCGGCACCGCGCCGACGAGCTGGCGCGGCAGAACCAGCGGCTGCGCGAGCAGCTGCGCTCCGCCAAGCTCGACAAGGAGCGGTCCGCGCAGCTGCAGAAGCTGCTCGGCACCGCCGGGATGGGCGGCTACACGATCCACGCCGCGCAGGTGATCTCCGCCGGGCAGGGCTTCGAGGACACCGTCACCATCGACGTCGGCGGCCGCAGCGGCATCAAGCCCGACATGACCGTGATCAGCGCCGCCGGGCTCGTCGGCCGCGTCACCCGGGTCGGGCCCGCGACCTCGACCGTGCTGCTCGCCACCGACCAGACCTCCTCCATCGGCTCCCGGCTGGAGGCGTCCAAGGAGATCGGCATCACCCAGGGCCGGGGCCGCCGCGGCCTCGGCGGAGGCGGCGCCACGCCGCTGCGCTTCCAACTGCTGGACGCCGCCGCGCCGATCCACGTCGGCCAGCGGATCGTGACGCTCGGGTCGCAGGGCCAGCGCCCGTACGTGCCCGGCGTCCCGATCGGCGAGGTCGCCCGCATCGAGAAGTCCACCAGCGGGCTGACCCGCACCGCCTACGTCCGGCCGTTCGTGAAGTTCACCAGCCTGGACGTCGTCGCCGTCGTGGTCGCCCCGCCGAAGACCGACCCGCGGGACGCCGTGCTCCCGCCCAAGCCGAAACCGCCGGCCACCCCTGCCCCCAGCAAGAGCCCGAAGGCGACCAAGAGCCCCAAGGCGCGCGAGAGCGGCGACGCGCGGCCGAGCGGCTCCGCGAGCCCGTCCACAGAACCGAGCGCGGGGGACTGA
- a CDS encoding rod shape-determining protein: MGNKLSFLGRDMAVDLGTANTLVYVRGRGIVLNEPSVVAINTNTGKIVAVGIEAKRMIGRTPGNIVAVRPLKDGVIADFDVTERMLRYFIQKVHKRRHFAKPRIVVAVPSGITGVEQRAVKEAGYQAGARRVYIIEEPMAAAIGAGLPVYEPTGNMVVDIGGGTTEVAIISLGGIVTSQSVRVGGDELDQAVISFSKKEYSLMLGERTAEEIKMAIGSAYPGGDEEPHAEIRGRDLVSGLPKTVVISAEEVRRAIEEPVNAVVDAVKTTLDKCPPELSGDIMDRGIALTGGGALLKNLDERLREETGMPIHLVDNPLDSVVLGTGKCVEDFESLRQVLVPEPRH, from the coding sequence ATGGGTAACAAGCTGTCGTTTCTTGGCCGGGACATGGCCGTCGATCTTGGTACCGCCAACACACTGGTGTACGTGCGCGGGCGTGGCATCGTCCTGAACGAACCCTCCGTGGTGGCGATCAATACCAACACCGGAAAGATCGTCGCGGTGGGCATCGAGGCGAAGCGGATGATCGGCCGCACGCCCGGCAACATCGTGGCCGTCCGCCCGCTGAAGGACGGCGTCATCGCCGACTTCGACGTCACCGAGCGCATGCTGCGCTACTTCATCCAGAAGGTCCACAAGCGTCGGCACTTCGCCAAGCCGCGGATCGTGGTGGCCGTGCCGAGCGGGATCACCGGCGTGGAGCAGCGCGCGGTGAAGGAGGCCGGCTACCAGGCCGGCGCCCGCCGCGTGTACATCATCGAGGAGCCGATGGCCGCCGCGATCGGCGCCGGGCTGCCCGTCTACGAGCCGACCGGCAACATGGTCGTCGACATAGGGGGCGGCACCACCGAGGTCGCGATCATCTCGCTCGGCGGCATCGTCACCAGCCAGTCCGTCCGCGTCGGCGGCGACGAACTCGACCAGGCGGTGATCTCCTTCTCCAAGAAGGAATACTCGCTGATGCTCGGGGAACGGACCGCCGAGGAGATCAAGATGGCCATCGGCTCGGCCTATCCCGGCGGCGACGAGGAGCCGCACGCCGAGATCCGGGGCCGCGACCTCGTGAGCGGGCTGCCGAAGACCGTCGTGATCTCCGCCGAAGAGGTGCGGCGGGCGATCGAGGAACCGGTCAACGCCGTGGTGGACGCGGTGAAGACCACGCTGGACAAGTGCCCGCCCGAGCTGTCGGGCGACATCATGGACCGCGGGATCGCGCTCACCGGCGGCGGCGCGCTGCTGAAGAACCTCGACGAGCGGCTCCGCGAGGAGACCGGGATGCCCATCCACCTGGTGGACAACCCGCTCGACTCGGTGGTGCTCGGCACCGGCAAGTGCGTGGAGGACTTCGAGTCGCTCCGCCAGGTCCTCGTGCCGGAGCCGCGGCATTGA
- the ndk gene encoding nucleoside-diphosphate kinase, whose translation MSERTLVLVKPDGVRRGVVGEVISRIERKGLKLVALELRTLARETAESHYEEHASKPFFGELVEFITGGPLVAMVVEGHRAIEAFRSLAGATDPVSATPGTIRGDFALEIGANIVHGSDSTYSAEREIKLFFPELG comes from the coding sequence GTGTCCGAGCGCACTCTCGTCCTGGTCAAGCCCGACGGCGTCCGCCGCGGGGTCGTCGGCGAGGTCATCTCCCGGATCGAGCGCAAGGGCCTGAAGCTCGTCGCGCTGGAACTGCGCACCCTCGCCCGAGAGACCGCCGAGTCCCACTATGAGGAGCACGCGAGCAAGCCGTTCTTCGGCGAGCTGGTCGAGTTCATCACCGGCGGCCCGCTCGTCGCCATGGTCGTCGAAGGCCACCGCGCGATCGAGGCGTTCCGCTCGCTGGCCGGCGCCACCGACCCGGTCAGCGCCACCCCCGGCACCATCCGCGGCGACTTCGCCCTGGAGATCGGCGCGAACATCGTGCACGGCTCCGACTCCACCTACTCCGCCGAGCGGGAGATCAAGCTCTTCTTCCCCGAACTCGGGTGA
- a CDS encoding DUF4233 domain-containing protein: protein MSTQVADNPARRLFATVLACEAIVIALAIPVAVAVLDVDGALAGGVCGTLALACLVMAGLLRRPWAIPAGTVLQVLLIATGFMVPVMFFLGVVFGALWWTAIWLGRKAANAQPR from the coding sequence ATGAGCACCCAGGTCGCGGACAACCCGGCGCGCCGGCTCTTCGCCACCGTGCTGGCCTGCGAGGCGATCGTGATCGCGCTGGCGATCCCGGTGGCCGTGGCGGTGCTGGACGTGGACGGCGCGCTCGCCGGCGGCGTCTGCGGGACCCTCGCGCTCGCCTGCCTGGTGATGGCCGGGCTGCTGCGCCGCCCGTGGGCGATCCCGGCGGGCACCGTGCTGCAGGTGCTGCTCATCGCGACCGGGTTCATGGTGCCGGTCATGTTCTTCCTCGGTGTCGTTTTCGGGGCACTCTGGTGGACGGCCATTTGGCTGGGACGCAAGGCGGCGAACGCGCAGCCGCGCTAA